The Malus domestica chromosome 13, GDT2T_hap1 genome includes a window with the following:
- the LOC114820547 gene encoding enoyl-CoA delta isomerase 2, peroxisomal-like, with product MCTLEKRGDLFFLTLTGDDDHRLGLPIIDSLLSAIAEAKSQATRGSVFITTAQGKFFSNGFDLGWAQSAGSATAARACLNQMVLAFKPVVVALLSLPMPTIAAVQGHAAAAGFLFALSHDYFLMRRDRGVLYMSEVDLGLPFPDYFTAAFRSKIGSVSGRRDVMLRGMKVKGEEAVKMGIVESAHDSAESTVDAAVRLGEELGKRKWNGDVYSEIRKSLYPELCGVLGVAIATPKAKL from the coding sequence ATGTGCACATTAGAGAAACGCGGCGATCTCTTCTTCCTAACCCTCACCGGAGACGACGACCACCGCCTCGGCCTCCCAATCATCGACTCCCTCCTCTCCGCCATCGCCGAAGCCAAGTCCCAAGCCACGCGCGGCTCCGTCTTCATCACCACCGCCCAAGGCAAGTTCTTCTCCAATGGCTTCGACCTCGGCTGGGCCCAATCCGCCGGCTCCGCCACCGCTGCCCGCGCCTGCCTCAATCAAATGGTCCTCGCCTTCAAGCCGGTCGTCGTCGCGCTCCTCTCGCTCCCGATGCCGACGATCGCCGCAGTCCAAGGCCACGCCGCCGCAGCCGGCTTCTTGTTCGCCCTGAGCCACGATTACTTCCTGATGAGGCGCGACAGAGGCGTGCTGTACATGAGCGAGGTCGATTTGGGGCTGCCGTTCCCGGACTACTTCACGGCTGCGTTTCGGTCGAAGATTGGGTCGGTGTCGGGTCGGAGGGATGTGATGCTGAGGGGGATGAAGGTGAAGGGAGAGGAGGCGGTGAAAATGGGGATTGTGGAGTCGGCGCACGATAGCGCGGAGAGCACGGTGGATGCTGCGGTGCGCCTGGGGGAGGAGTTGGGGAAGAGGAAGTGGAACGGCGACGTTTACTCGGAGATCAGGAAGAGCTTGTATCCGGAGTTGTGTGGAGTTCTTGGAGTGGCGATTGCTACTCCAAAGGCAAAGCTCTGA
- the LOC103414717 gene encoding uncharacterized protein At4g14450, chloroplastic-like, which translates to MAEAPRPRSGNRRQLSRLQRRAPPPSSLQINRVPDWNVAIPLLSPLVSPDQPIEAKSRDDSRHQQKELPRHHHQGAEADKSAQAAVFKKWQHPAAPFCYEPPQMARPFVPV; encoded by the coding sequence ATGGCAGAAGCACCGCGACCGAGGTCCGGCAACCGCCGCCAGCTCAGCCGCCTCCAGAGGCGAGCCCCGCCCCCGTCTTCCCTTCAAATAAACCGCGTCCCCGATTGGAACGTCGCCATCCCCCTTCTCTCCCCTCTTGTCTCCCCCGATCAACCGATCGAGGCCAAATCCCGTGACGACTCGCGGCACCAGCAGAAGGAGCTCCCGCGCCACCATCATCAGGGCGCGGAGGCTGACAAGTCGGCGCAGGCGGCGGTGTTCAAGAAGTGGCAGCACCCTGCGGCTCCGTTTTGCTACGAGCCGCCTCAGATGGCCCGGCCTTTCGTTCCTGTGTAG